One genomic segment of Sulfurimonas sp. includes these proteins:
- a CDS encoding HAMP domain-containing sensor histidine kinase — protein MFSKRSIRQSFLIQLIFASASLIFIFSSLLYFYIQRSIIEEKHQELLNYAKNVANNQSIYGSEIPTPETYLGLSIEIVHLNKAHLDIDLYEMTKNSKSYLTLIYPFNLDELSYLKITKEITSTKLLLDKILNYLFIINIAGFLLVVIYAIGLSKMLVTPVKTLSNKLSNMNEHLMRPIVVEELPEEFEPLGTTINHLIARIQNFVKYQKELFIGTAHELKTPLAVIKLKNQVTLIKKRSAEEYIDALKVTNKTVDEMNIIVSNILNIGRQEGAQLEKPQEVDVIEVLHQKADDFKLLAENEGKTLYMSFEPNGYMAFLQVSLLNQIIQNFLQNALKFTPKDKSVSLISSLNSYGLLIEVIDEGCGIDESSDLFAPFKREGNKPGVGLGLFLAKSAADALGAKISIKNRTDGVAGTVASINLNSKLSCILPINKK, from the coding sequence ATGTTCTCAAAAAGAAGTATCAGACAAAGCTTTTTAATCCAACTTATCTTTGCTTCCGCATCGCTTATATTTATATTTTCATCTCTTTTATACTTCTATATCCAAAGATCCATCATCGAGGAGAAACATCAAGAACTTCTCAACTATGCAAAAAATGTAGCAAACAATCAATCTATATACGGTAGCGAAATACCCACCCCTGAAACATATTTGGGGTTAAGTATTGAGATAGTTCATCTAAATAAAGCACATTTGGATATTGACCTATACGAAATGACAAAAAATTCAAAATCATACTTAACACTCATATATCCTTTTAATTTGGATGAGCTAAGCTACCTGAAAATCACAAAAGAGATAACATCTACTAAACTACTTCTTGATAAAATACTAAACTACCTTTTTATTATAAATATTGCAGGATTTCTGCTTGTTGTTATTTATGCTATCGGATTATCCAAAATGTTGGTGACACCCGTTAAGACTCTAAGCAACAAACTTTCAAATATGAATGAACATCTTATGCGCCCGATAGTAGTAGAAGAGCTGCCTGAAGAGTTTGAACCGCTTGGCACGACTATTAATCACTTAATAGCAAGGATCCAAAACTTTGTCAAATACCAAAAGGAGTTATTTATCGGAACGGCACATGAGCTAAAAACACCGCTTGCCGTTATAAAACTAAAAAATCAAGTGACTCTTATAAAGAAACGCTCGGCAGAAGAGTATATAGATGCTCTTAAAGTGACGAACAAGACGGTAGACGAGATGAATATCATCGTCTCAAATATTCTCAATATCGGTCGCCAAGAGGGTGCACAGTTAGAAAAACCTCAAGAGGTAGATGTTATAGAGGTTCTTCATCAAAAAGCGGACGATTTTAAACTTTTAGCAGAAAACGAGGGTAAAACACTTTATATGAGTTTTGAACCAAACGGATATATGGCATTTCTTCAAGTAAGCCTGCTAAACCAAATCATTCAAAATTTTCTGCAAAATGCGCTAAAATTTACTCCTAAAGACAAAAGCGTATCTCTTATAAGTTCGCTAAACAGCTATGGTTTGCTTATCGAAGTGATAGACGAAGGGTGCGGTATAGATGAGAGTTCTGACCTTTTTGCTCCGTTTAAGAGAGAAGGAAATAAACCGGGGGTCGGTCTTGGACTCTTTTTGGCTAAAAGTGCGGCAGATGCACTGGGCGCAAAAATAAGCATTAAAAACAGAACAGACGGTGTTGCAGGAACGGTAGCCAGCATAAACCTAAACTCAAAACTCTCATGCATACTGCCTATAAATAAAAAATAG
- the hsrA gene encoding homeostatic response regulator transcription factor HsrA: protein MRILIIEDEVTLNKMLAEGLKEFGYQSDVVETLKDGEYYLDIRNYDLVLMDWMLPDGNSVDIIGDIKSKTPKTVVVVLSARDDNESEIEALRSGADDYIRKPFDFDVLVARLDARLRFGGSNIIEIEDLIINPEEEKITYKDQEIELKGKPFEVLTHLARHRDQIVSKEQLLDAIWEEPELVTPNVIEVAINQIRQKMDKPLNITTIETVRRRGYRFCFPKEIN, encoded by the coding sequence ATGCGCATTCTTATTATAGAAGATGAAGTTACATTAAACAAAATGCTTGCCGAGGGATTAAAAGAGTTTGGCTACCAAAGCGATGTAGTAGAGACTCTTAAAGATGGAGAATACTACTTAGATATTCGCAATTACGATTTAGTATTGATGGACTGGATGCTTCCGGATGGAAATAGCGTTGACATTATAGGTGATATTAAATCAAAAACTCCAAAAACGGTTGTTGTGGTTTTATCTGCAAGAGATGACAATGAGAGCGAAATCGAAGCTCTAAGAAGCGGAGCCGACGACTATATAAGAAAACCGTTTGATTTTGATGTTTTAGTTGCTCGTCTTGATGCTCGTCTTCGTTTTGGCGGCAGCAATATTATCGAAATCGAAGATTTAATAATTAACCCTGAAGAGGAAAAAATCACTTACAAAGATCAAGAGATAGAGCTTAAAGGCAAACCTTTTGAGGTTCTTACTCACTTGGCGCGTCACCGTGATCAAATCGTATCCAAAGAGCAACTGCTTGATGCGATTTGGGAAGAGCCTGAACTCGTTACACCAAATGTAATTGAGGTTGCTATTAACCAGATTAGACAAAAGATGGACAAACCTTTAAATATAACTACCATTGAGACTGTTCGTCGCCGCGGTTACCGTTTCTGCTTTCCAAAAGAGATTAACTAA
- a CDS encoding dihydroneopterin aldolase gives MTIHIEDLKFQCIIGILDFERTTPQDVIINLAIEYDYQKKFINYADVVEIVKNMMKKSEFLLIEDALENINLKLIKEFNTIKSIHLKITKPSILEGCKVSVSNYYKTKS, from the coding sequence ATGACGATACATATAGAAGATTTGAAATTTCAATGCATTATTGGAATTTTGGATTTTGAGAGAACTACGCCTCAAGATGTAATTATAAATCTTGCTATTGAGTATGACTACCAAAAAAAGTTTATAAATTATGCAGATGTTGTCGAAATTGTTAAAAATATGATGAAAAAGAGTGAGTTTTTACTAATTGAAGATGCTTTAGAGAATATAAATTTAAAATTAATTAAAGAATTCAACACCATAAAAAGTATACATTTAAAAATAACGAAACCGTCTATTTTAGAGGGTTGTAAGGTGAGTGTAAGCAATTATTACAAAACCAAATCTTAA
- the plsY gene encoding glycerol-3-phosphate 1-O-acyltransferase PlsY, protein MDFLFNTNAQFFIAAYLVGGIPFGLLLAKKYAGVDIKASGSGSIGATNVLRVVKETNPFLAKKLGAATLALDAIKGVLVLIVAYFAGVSEATLWGISVLAVIGHCFSPYLNFEGGKGVATGMGVMMFMLPLETVIALVVWALGAKFIRISSLSSLTALVSLMIASFILHPDMAHAPVVIIGFILFYKHIPNIIRLLKGEEKRVV, encoded by the coding sequence ATGGATTTTTTATTTAACACGAATGCTCAGTTTTTTATAGCGGCTTATTTAGTAGGCGGTATTCCTTTTGGTCTGCTTTTGGCTAAAAAATATGCAGGTGTAGACATTAAAGCAAGCGGTTCGGGCAGTATCGGCGCAACAAATGTTTTAAGAGTCGTCAAAGAGACAAATCCCTTTCTGGCAAAAAAACTCGGCGCAGCAACACTGGCTCTTGATGCCATCAAAGGTGTTTTAGTTTTAATTGTTGCATATTTTGCGGGAGTTAGCGAAGCTACGCTTTGGGGCATATCCGTTTTAGCCGTAATCGGTCACTGTTTTAGCCCATACTTAAACTTTGAAGGCGGCAAAGGCGTGGCAACCGGGATGGGAGTTATGATGTTTATGCTTCCGCTTGAAACCGTTATCGCACTTGTTGTTTGGGCACTCGGCGCAAAATTTATCCGTATCTCTTCACTCTCTTCACTTACGGCTCTTGTATCGCTTATGATTGCCAGTTTTATACTCCATCCCGATATGGCTCATGCTCCCGTAGTTATCATAGGATTTATACTTTTTTATAAACATATCCCAAATATTATTCGTCTTTTAAAAGGTGAAGAAAAAAGAGTCGTATGA
- the nadA gene encoding quinolinate synthase NadA, whose translation MQLTNEELKQKISEYKKKLSVTVVAHFYQRDEVFEVGDITGDSLELAIKTRDDNSEFVVFCGVGFMGQSVKVLSPNKRVVMPKAACCAMAVMIDGMQFDSSVKALNEAGIPNENILPITYINSNADVKAKVGEMGGMVCTSSNAKKIITTALQEGKKILFVPDRCLGQNIANQMGLKSCVIGDGSNLLEADIICFNGFCSVHQLFTVEDIKFYRKKYPGILIAVHPECDPAICSAADFVGSTSQLIKYIRELPEDQKVAVGTEFNLVNRLRPKNTFVLSSTKPECPTMNETTLKDVYDVLKSIDEGEPLNEIFVDEKTQKWAKIALERMLAL comes from the coding sequence TTGCAGCTTACAAATGAAGAATTAAAACAAAAAATTAGCGAATACAAAAAAAAGTTAAGTGTAACCGTTGTTGCCCATTTTTACCAAAGAGATGAAGTTTTTGAAGTCGGCGATATAACGGGTGATTCTCTTGAGCTTGCAATCAAAACAAGAGACGACAACTCTGAATTTGTCGTTTTCTGCGGTGTAGGGTTTATGGGACAGAGCGTAAAAGTTCTCTCTCCGAACAAAAGAGTCGTTATGCCAAAAGCCGCATGTTGTGCGATGGCTGTAATGATAGACGGTATGCAGTTTGACTCATCCGTTAAAGCGCTTAACGAAGCGGGAATACCGAATGAAAACATCTTGCCGATTACTTATATAAACTCAAATGCCGATGTGAAAGCAAAAGTCGGAGAGATGGGCGGTATGGTTTGTACAAGCTCAAATGCGAAAAAAATTATAACAACCGCTTTGCAAGAAGGAAAAAAGATACTTTTCGTTCCCGATAGATGCTTGGGGCAAAATATAGCAAATCAAATGGGGCTAAAATCTTGTGTAATCGGCGACGGCTCAAACCTGCTTGAAGCAGACATAATATGTTTTAACGGTTTTTGCTCCGTGCATCAGCTTTTTACGGTTGAGGATATAAAATTTTACCGTAAAAAATATCCGGGAATTTTGATAGCAGTGCATCCTGAGTGCGATCCTGCTATTTGCAGTGCGGCTGATTTTGTGGGTTCGACCTCTCAGCTCATAAAGTATATAAGAGAGTTGCCCGAAGATCAAAAAGTAGCGGTGGGAACTGAATTTAACCTTGTAAACCGTCTTCGTCCTAAAAATACTTTCGTTCTCTCTTCAACAAAACCTGAGTGCCCGACTATGAATGAGACGACGCTTAAAGATGTTTATGATGTACTGAAGTCCATTGACGAGGGTGAACCTTTAAATGAGATATTTGTGGATGAAAAAACGCAAAAATGGGCAAAAATTGCCTTAGAGAGAATGTTGGCGCTATGA
- the nadC gene encoding carboxylating nicotinate-nucleotide diphosphorylase — protein MIEEFVKATLAQDVGRGDLYALVEPSVDATAKIIAKSDGVMAGAEYINVLAKLENFEIKWNKNDSQIFSKGDVLATLRGTSHILLKIERTLLNMLLHASSIATLTKKYADIVEPYGVKLLDTRKTRPLLRVFEKYATRCGGAVNHRMGLDDSLMIKDTHHKTIKDLKSYIQKARKVIPFTSKIEVEVEDFEMAKVAFAAGADIVMCDNMTPLQVEEIVKYRDENFSHILLEASGNISFETIEGYAKTGVDAISSGSLIHQANWIDLSMKID, from the coding sequence ATGATAGAAGAGTTTGTAAAAGCAACGCTGGCTCAGGATGTAGGTCGCGGTGATTTGTATGCACTGGTTGAACCCAGCGTGGATGCAACCGCAAAGATAATTGCAAAAAGCGACGGCGTTATGGCGGGAGCAGAGTATATAAATGTTTTGGCAAAGTTAGAAAATTTTGAGATAAAATGGAATAAAAACGACTCGCAAATTTTTAGCAAAGGTGATGTTTTGGCAACTTTGCGCGGAACTTCGCATATACTTTTAAAAATCGAGAGGACTCTTTTAAATATGCTTCTGCACGCAAGTTCAATAGCAACTTTGACCAAAAAATATGCAGATATAGTGGAACCTTACGGTGTTAAACTTTTAGATACCAGAAAAACAAGACCGCTTTTGAGAGTGTTTGAAAAGTATGCTACAAGATGCGGCGGAGCGGTTAATCATCGTATGGGTTTGGATGACTCTTTAATGATAAAAGATACGCATCATAAAACCATAAAAGATCTAAAAAGTTATATACAAAAAGCAAGAAAAGTCATTCCTTTTACTTCAAAAATAGAAGTAGAAGTTGAAGATTTTGAGATGGCAAAAGTAGCATTTGCCGCGGGAGCCGATATCGTTATGTGTGACAATATGACGCCTTTGCAGGTGGAAGAAATTGTAAAATACAGAGATGAAAATTTCTCACATATACTCCTTGAAGCAAGCGGCAATATATCGTTTGAAACCATAGAGGGCTACGCTAAAACAGGAGTTGACGCTATTAGCAGCGGTTCGCTTATACATCAAGCAAATTGGATAGATTTGTCTATGAAAATAGATTGA
- the flhB gene encoding flagellar biosynthesis protein FlhB — MADDAEKTEEPTSKKIEDARKEGNVPKSQETSGVLTLFVAILAFLLLFPYMKEHIALLFKYYFSLLGMPLDKALMIDIAIVTVREFLLIVMPLSLAVAVAGVAAAVAQFGFLFTTKAITPDFAKIDPIKGTKNLFSIRKMIEGIKITFKSFITLGVGFIFFFLFIAELPTVALFGLGDQMEWLKSKTLIIAFVMLLVIFVFAMIDLIIVRKQYFDGLKMSKQEIKDEMKNMDGDPHIKAKIRQIQMQASRKRMMAAVPSADVVITNPTHYAVAIKYDEEKSHAPIVVAKGMDNIAQQIKKVARENGVHIVQNPPLARNLYAQVDLDRPIPTELFAAVAEVLAYVYKMNRK, encoded by the coding sequence ATGGCAGATGATGCTGAAAAAACAGAAGAACCCACCTCCAAGAAGATAGAGGATGCAAGAAAAGAGGGAAATGTTCCCAAATCTCAAGAGACTTCGGGAGTCTTAACTCTTTTTGTTGCAATTTTGGCTTTTTTATTGCTTTTTCCATATATGAAAGAGCATATAGCACTCTTGTTTAAGTACTACTTTTCGCTGCTGGGTATGCCTCTTGATAAAGCACTGATGATTGATATCGCTATAGTAACGGTTAGAGAGTTTCTTCTTATAGTAATGCCCCTTTCTCTTGCGGTTGCAGTTGCCGGTGTTGCAGCAGCAGTTGCTCAATTTGGTTTTTTATTTACGACAAAAGCAATTACTCCCGATTTTGCAAAAATAGACCCTATAAAGGGAACAAAAAATCTGTTTTCGATAAGAAAAATGATTGAAGGTATAAAGATAACATTTAAATCTTTTATTACTTTAGGCGTTGGATTTATCTTCTTTTTTTTATTTATAGCCGAATTACCTACGGTTGCACTTTTTGGACTCGGCGATCAGATGGAGTGGCTTAAGAGTAAAACTCTTATTATCGCATTTGTTATGCTTTTGGTTATATTCGTTTTTGCCATGATTGATTTGATAATAGTTCGAAAACAGTATTTTGACGGACTTAAGATGAGTAAGCAAGAGATTAAAGATGAGATGAAAAATATGGACGGGGATCCGCACATTAAAGCAAAAATCCGTCAAATTCAGATGCAGGCTTCAAGAAAAAGGATGATGGCGGCAGTTCCAAGCGCGGATGTCGTTATAACAAATCCGACTCACTATGCAGTTGCAATAAAGTATGACGAAGAGAAATCGCATGCGCCTATCGTTGTAGCAAAGGGTATGGACAATATTGCCCAGCAGATTAAAAAAGTAGCCAGAGAAAACGGGGTGCATATAGTTCAAAATCCTCCGCTTGCCAGAAACCTATACGCACAAGTTGATTTGGACAGACCTATTCCTACCGAGCTTTTTGCGGCGGTTGCAGAGGTGTTGGCTTATGTTTATAAAATGAATAGGAAATAG
- a CDS encoding bifunctional oligoribonuclease/PAP phosphatase NrnA — protein MNKIIQMIKSADHIVVVSHLNPDADSIGSASAMYSFLLQNHKKVSWFCKTEIIDQKLSCIPWFEKIRTSFPSSADLAISLDCADKKRLGAEIECDLINIDHHASNTFYGSVNFVKADFISTTEILYDFFTINGVKINKKMATALYAGLLDDSDAFLSDRVDGTTFATVKELIELGADFKLCNKNIVKSISLAALRLKAIMFKNMSLECDGKVALFCVSDEDMKASGAVAEDCEAPLEESLNLAYVEVALLLRQNSDFTIKGSLRSKSSVDVAKIASEAGGGGHAYRAGFDLNSTLSLEEAKSEILILIKKGFVV, from the coding sequence ATGAACAAAATTATACAAATGATAAAAAGCGCCGACCATATCGTTGTGGTGTCACATCTCAACCCCGATGCGGATTCGATAGGGAGTGCGAGTGCGATGTATAGCTTTTTGCTGCAAAACCATAAAAAAGTTTCATGGTTTTGTAAAACAGAAATTATAGATCAAAAACTCTCATGTATACCATGGTTTGAAAAGATTAGAACATCATTCCCAAGTTCTGCGGATTTAGCAATTTCGCTAGATTGTGCCGATAAAAAACGCTTAGGCGCGGAGATAGAGTGTGATTTGATAAACATAGACCATCATGCTAGTAACACTTTTTACGGCAGTGTAAATTTTGTTAAAGCTGATTTTATAAGTACGACTGAGATTTTATATGATTTTTTTACGATAAACGGCGTAAAAATAAACAAAAAGATGGCTACAGCTTTATATGCAGGGCTTTTGGATGATTCCGACGCTTTTTTATCCGATAGAGTCGATGGCACGACATTTGCTACCGTAAAAGAGTTGATAGAATTAGGGGCTGATTTTAAGCTCTGTAATAAAAATATCGTAAAAAGCATCTCATTGGCAGCTTTGAGATTAAAAGCAATAATGTTTAAAAATATGTCGCTTGAGTGTGACGGAAAGGTTGCGCTGTTTTGCGTAAGCGATGAAGATATGAAAGCAAGCGGTGCGGTTGCAGAAGATTGCGAAGCTCCGCTTGAAGAGTCGTTAAATCTTGCTTATGTGGAAGTTGCTTTGCTTCTTAGGCAAAACAGCGATTTTACGATAAAAGGTTCGCTTCGTTCAAAATCTAGTGTCGATGTCGCCAAAATAGCCTCAGAAGCAGGGGGCGGCGGGCATGCCTATAGAGCAGGTTTTGATCTAAATAGTACGCTATCTTTAGAGGAAGCAAAGAGTGAAATATTAATTTTAATAAAAAAAGGATTTGTAGTTTGA
- a CDS encoding M23 family metallopeptidase, with translation MKRRRNNGSSFVLFGIFAMIAGGVFYVYNSAMFEKDAPKISMESGGYWNLKNPLEIAINDASGLKSYKVTLKSSTEETVLYHEQFMTPKESVHVKVEPPKSAYVMKDKEIKIIVEALDASKWNYFKGNSVVAESKFIIDKKRPQLNIVSNSYKIGRGGAALVIFKAEDENLKEFYVETNFGKKFLAQPFYKEGYFISLIAWPITEESFKATVVAKDRAQNVSQAYVPFFLQNKIYNVSNIKISNDFLKGKIADLAEEFDETQGISVPIEQFKMINETVRIKNEKLIHEVTSKVPTEMISDFAITEMYPLRNGAVVAQFGDHRIYSYEDKVVSEAYHMGIDLASNAMSEIKTQNGGEVVYAAYNGLYGNMPIIHHGLGLYTLYGHCSTLNVNIGDTVQPGMSIANTGKSGYAMGDHLHFGVLIQGIEVRPAEWMDRSWMKLNITDVINSAKEIMNKG, from the coding sequence TTGAAAAGAAGAAGAAATAACGGCTCTTCATTTGTGCTGTTTGGTATATTTGCAATGATTGCGGGCGGGGTTTTTTATGTATATAATTCAGCGATGTTTGAAAAAGATGCTCCAAAGATTTCGATGGAAAGCGGCGGATATTGGAATTTAAAAAATCCGCTTGAGATTGCAATAAATGATGCAAGCGGATTAAAATCATACAAAGTTACGCTAAAGAGTAGTACGGAAGAGACGGTTTTATATCATGAGCAGTTTATGACGCCTAAAGAGTCGGTACATGTAAAAGTTGAACCGCCAAAGAGCGCTTATGTTATGAAAGACAAAGAGATTAAAATAATTGTCGAAGCACTAGATGCCAGTAAGTGGAATTATTTTAAAGGAAACAGCGTTGTAGCCGAATCTAAATTTATAATTGACAAAAAAAGACCGCAGCTGAATATTGTTTCAAATTCGTATAAAATAGGCAGGGGCGGTGCCGCACTTGTTATATTCAAGGCAGAGGATGAAAATTTAAAAGAGTTTTATGTTGAAACAAATTTCGGTAAAAAGTTTTTAGCACAGCCTTTTTATAAAGAGGGATATTTTATATCTCTTATAGCTTGGCCAATCACTGAAGAGAGCTTCAAAGCGACCGTTGTTGCAAAAGATCGTGCACAAAATGTATCGCAGGCATATGTTCCGTTCTTTTTACAAAATAAAATTTATAATGTTTCAAATATAAAGATAAGCAATGACTTTTTAAAAGGAAAGATTGCCGATTTAGCAGAAGAGTTTGATGAAACACAAGGTATTTCCGTTCCGATAGAGCAGTTTAAAATGATTAATGAAACAGTAAGAATAAAAAATGAGAAATTGATTCATGAAGTAACATCAAAAGTACCGACGGAAATGATTAGCGATTTTGCCATAACTGAAATGTATCCTCTTAGAAACGGTGCCGTCGTTGCGCAGTTTGGAGACCATAGAATCTACTCTTATGAGGATAAGGTTGTTAGCGAAGCGTATCATATGGGAATAGATTTGGCAAGCAATGCAATGTCTGAGATAAAAACCCAAAACGGCGGTGAAGTTGTTTATGCTGCTTATAACGGTTTATACGGAAATATGCCGATTATTCATCACGGATTGGGGCTATATACGCTTTACGGTCACTGTTCTACTTTAAATGTAAATATCGGGGACACCGTACAACCTGGTATGAGCATAGCAAATACAGGTAAAAGCGGATATGCTATGGGCGACCATTTACATTTCGGAGTTCTTATTCAAGGTATTGAAGTTCGTCCTGCAGAGTGGATGGATCGTTCTTGGATGAAGTTAAATATAACTGATGTTATAAATAGCGCCAAAGAGATTATGAATAAGGGATGA